The genomic segment GCCCCCTTCCTTGGTGCAAGCAGGACTTAAGAGACCTTCCACTACCCTTATATTTCGCTACAACTCCAACCAACCAGCCGGAAGGaaagggggggaggggggatttTTCAAGGGGAGGGTTGGGGTGGCGGGGGAGGGGTTTGTCACGCCAGCAGGAATTGGCGTGAGCGTTCCTCCGAGGGACAAATTCCTCCCACCTTCTCTGCAATTTAAACTAGGAACAAAAAGTAtgtgtatgttttattttttggtttttattttcttttattttttgttgactttttatttttggtttgaGAGGGAGGTGCAGTGTGTTTGTCAGCACTTCACCTCCCTCTGTCCTCTGCCTAACATACAGTACAGGAAGGGGGGCTCTGCTTTGCTTCGACCTACTATTGTACAGTGTTGTTGATGTGTGGAGAAGAGGCATCTCTGCTGACTTGTGGGCTTGTCCTTCCCTCCTTCGGCAGTGGGAGGCGGCCTACAGGTGCACGGCCACTACCCTGGCCAGTAGGGAGCCATGTTACTGCCTGACAGGGGCGATACTAGCCAATCACTGTTTTGGGTTGTTTATGTGGGGGATGATTAAAGCGCTTCCTACTCAGGACCTGAGAGAATAGTCACTGCTGCCAGAGAGACTCTACTCATTTTCATTCTCTATCCCTTGTTCACCAGACTGCTCAGACAGATGTCGATTGTGTTTAACTACAATATAGTCAAATAATCACCAGGGGAACCCCTTAACAAAAAATATCCCAGAGCCTACCTTTAGAGGGCAGCAAAGATGTGGAGGATGCCACAGAAACAGGGAGACGAAGAAGAGAATATAAAGATTGTATGAGAGATATTTAATCCTATCAGAGAATCGGGACTTTGAGACAGATTGGTGCCTGTATAAGGTGAATCAGAGCTGTTTGCTGGTGTCTGACACAGCAGCAGCCCCTTAACCCACCAACAACATCTCCACCCACTCACTCCAGCAGCACAGAAGGACAAAGACATGAGGTAATGTCTGCAGGcgcagagagggggagagagggacGGAGTGAGAGGTGAGGGCAATGGTGTGACGCTGCTCTGCTGTTTAAACCAGTAATTCCAGTGCAAAATAaaagtctattttatttttaccagtccctttaaatttgctttttttatatatatatcagaGGAAAAATTACTTTGGAAATGATCACAGTATCATTACACATGTATAGAAAATGCACAGTCTGCTTGGACTTTACTGTACAAAGAATCACAAGCGGGTTCTGTCAGAAATAGCCTCTGTGTGGAGGAGGATTGAATTTATaattctcctttttttatttattttaactttttttgcaGGGTTCCTCAGTTCTGGCTcttgtttttatgtattttaattatTAACTAAGTTAAAAGCAATTTAATATTTTAAGCTCTGCGGATTATAATCTAATAAAAGAGAGAAATGccagctgtctctgtgtctttgtttgtttttgttttttgtggaaATTGAAGAAACAGCCTTGAAGCATTGAAGAAGATTGTcttatgtgatcattttaatGGGAACGCCGCCAACTTCCcactggaatttttttttcccccttgctcCTAACATAAAATACTACTCCGCATGTGTTAACCCTTTTGTAATGGCGATCAGAGGCTCTTTAGTATGACGAGAAGTTTGTTAGAATGAATGGAAGATGGGAAGCAGGCAAGAGATGCCGTCTGTTTTGAAGAATGAAGAATTCACggttttcttctgtttggcCTCTGTGGAGACCTCGAGGGCAGTCTGGCTGCTTGTCTGTTTTGGGAGAAAACGCCAAAACCTTTGGTAGAGAGACTTTGTGGAAGGGTGCATATGAAAGAAACTTGAAAGGTAACTAGAGGGAGGTCATACTTATTTAAGTATGACCTCCCTCTAGTTACCTTTCAAGTTTCTTTAAGTTAAATATAACACATTCTCATTCATGGTGCTTccataataaatatattttatactttACGTCTCGCCTTTTTTCTGCAAGTGGAAAATGCGATCTCATAAAATTTAAATGATTCTTTTGACTGTACTGTGGGAACTGTAAGATTTGTTTGATCCAACCTATAGAGTTGGGTTTGGGTATGATTGCTTCTGCAGCCCGGATCTTTgactgtttgtattttaatcttTGTCAAAGTAGCTGGCAGCTATGTTGCCATCGACAAGAGTAATGAAAAACTGtagtgcagatttttttttttaatgctacaGCCTACTGTGCTATTACTTATGCTGTGTAAAATCAGGGGATATACTAATGAGTTCTTCCGCATATTGAGAACGCCTTGCTTAATTGTGGGAGTGCCTCATTATTCTAATTTAATTTCCTTCTTGTGCCTCTCCATTCACAACACCATTTCTAGCAGcgttcttttatttatttaggacacATGCAGTcaattttttgtttaaataaaagacAAGGTGATTCACACCTGATACAGCAGTCACTTCTAATCATCAGTGCATTCTATCTCGCGCATTTTCACGCTGACCCTGAGTATAAAAGCATGTTGTGCGCACGGGCTGCATACGGCTGGAGAGAATATATGCTGATTGTTGATTACAGGTAATCCCTACCATatgttataaaataaatatgattaTCTGAATTAATAACCACCAATCTTAGACAGTTAACTCTCATACAAAATGCTCGCAGACATGATTTGCACACTCTTAATCGTGAGTTTTCATGGTCTCCAGCCTGGACCTTCGAGCCACGACGGAGCCCCGACGTCTTCTTACAGACGCCCGCAAGGTGACGCCCTCGGTCAGTTTAAACCGAGCGATGCCACCTGCCTCATCCAGTTTCTTAGCGCTGCAGCACGGTGTTGGGACCTTCATAGTGTTGCCAAACTTGGAGTAGTCCACTGCGTACATGCCGTCCTCCTCGGACACTGTAGGCACAAAGCGCTGTCCCCACAGGATCTCCTCCGACACGTAGGACGTCCTGGCCTGGGTGGTGATACCGGTGGTTTCCACCACCCCCTCCAACACAACGATCACCTCTATGTCTTGGAGTAACAGATCAGAGGCGGAAAGGTCGTAAAGGGGGCTGTGCTTGTCAATTATGTGACAGATGATGAGGGGAGATACCAAGAAGATGCCATTGGTACCCACTGGGTTATCCATGTGTATGTCGATTTGGTCTAGTGGCACCACCTCACCCTCCTCCGTGGTGGTTCTCTTGACAACCTGCATTCGGACGGTGGCGCTGATGATCATGCTTTTCCTCAGATCCCCGATGCGAACCATAAAGCAGAGCTTGTTGTTTCTGACGGAGATAACGGCGTGTTTGCTGAAAATGAGCGTCTCTGCGCGCCGGTTGGCCTGAGCGGTTTTCATGAAGATGCAGCCGAGCATGATGGCGTTGATAACCAACCCGACAATGTTCTGCACGATCAGAATGATGATAGCGGAAACGCATTCCTCCGTTATCATCCGCCCCCCGAAGCCGATGGTCACCTGGACCTCTATAGAGAACAGAAACGCGGAGGAGAAGGAGTGAATATCCGTTACGCACGGGATAAAGTCGTCTGCGCTCTGGTCCAAGTCGCCGTGCGCAAACGCAACGAGCCACCAGATCATTCCAAAAAGGAGCCAGCTGCACAGAAACGACATGGTGAAAATGATGAGCGTGTGAAGCCATTTTAAATCCACGAGCGTTGTAAACACATCCTGCAAGAATCGGCCCTGCTCTCGGATGTTGGTATGCGCTACATTGCATGTGCCGTTCTTGGAGACGAACCGAGCCTTTCCCGCTTTCGCCTTGAACTTGGGCTGCAGAACATCTTCGGCCAAACGTGTAAGCAAGTAATCTTCAGGAATGAGTCCTTTCCTGGACAACATAGCGCTCCCATGCTACGTACCCACAGCCGTTTCGCTTTGAAGGTGCTGCCTGCTTGTGCTtggatgaaaaaaatgaatttttctcctctctcccGGTGACTTCTCTTACTAGCCGGTACTCACCGGTGCGGTGTCAGCTCTTCGGCAGCTGTCGGGCGCAGGAAGGGAGAGCCTTGTTGTGCCCTGTTTTCTGAAGGTATGTGTGCtcctcacgttgcctccagaTCAGGCGCCTCACAACCGCCAAATCCCATGAGAAGATTCTTCTAGCAGCTCCGCAGCTGCCGCCGTCACTCACAAAATAGAGCGACCAGGCGTAGTTGTGCCACACCGCTTTGTTCCCATTGAGATCTCCATCTACCGCTGCGTTGGTACGCACGTAAAGGAAATCGAGTGAGATGGGAAATGTTCCTTCTATCGCCGCGTAATGGGCCTCTGAGCTGAGTTTTATCACATTTGGATGAGGAGGCAGGCTCATGAGGCGCAGTTGGCTCTTTGCTGATCTCGCTACTTCGCTATAGCTTGGTAACGTGAGAAGGAGACGATGTGAGGTGGAGAGGCagtccctccctccctccaccaccaccactaccaccAGAGTGGTGCCCTTCCTTTCATTTTCAATGAGAATGCAGGAGAGACCAGGACGCATTAAGAACTGTTCAGCCGTGTAGCCTCTATGCCACAGGCAGCTTATTATGCGATCATATAATGGTCAGAGTGTTTGTTGAAAACTTAACATTAGGCACTAGCAGGCAGTGGGCTGGTCAACCACAGAAACCAGatcttctctttttgttttgttttgttttcaagtcCTGACCTTTTTCCCCCCCATCTCTGAGCCCTTCCCAGCTTTATAAATTTCTATTGTCAGATTGTCAGTGTTCACTCCATCAAGTGCAGCCTCAATCCCACCAGAAGCACACGAAGAATGTTTATAGCATGCTTTGTTTCTGGCAGTGTGCATTTATTTGCTTGCTTAGCTCCAGGTCATTTTAAATCTACAATCCCGTGATGACTAATCAGTTTCAAACAGCAAGTTTAACACATGCCCAAAACACACTTTTAGTCATAAACCCCAATCTCACTGCACAAATaactctggacacacacttTCAGgataatttatgttttattaacAAAGCATTAACATTCTTATGTACAAATATAATACaacatgattaaaaaataaaaggaatatATTCCATGGGATCAATTGCACTTTGAATGTCTTCCTTTAATGCTTCCACGCTCTTCCTCTTCTTGTGCTACTTGTCTGCTTGCACAAAGGAGGCGAAGACGCTGTCCTCCTTGTCCAGCAGAGCCTGGGGTCTGTCGTACTCAAGGATGATCCCCCGCTTCATCACGATCACCAGGTCGGCATTGAGGATGGTGTGGACGCGATGCTGCGTGACAGAGCAGAAGAAAGTAATTACTGCAGTGAGCAGTCCAGCGAATGCTAGATCACTTGGACTGTTTAGAAACAAAGCTGCAATAGAAAAAGCTGTATGCACATCTTTATATTGGCTGGTAAATTAAGTGTGTGGTTGCATCCACAGTAAATACCAGAGTTCATCAGGTTTCTAtctgtttgcctttttttcttaaataaatcaTGAGAAATATCAAAAGTGAGCACTACGCATTTTACCATACATTTTTTACCTCTTTTATTACTCCATAATGTAATTGCAATAACAAAGAATAAGACCAGAAACATGCCGTGATTTCCTCTTTCAATAACTAGCACTGTATTTGTAGCTTTTCAAGGTTAAAGCGTCAGCAGTGCATTGTGAAGGTCAGCAGTCCCTGTGCTAACGCAGCTGTAAATGGCAAGGGGGATATACTCACTGCTATGATAACTACTGTTCGATCAGCGAAAGCAGTCATCACCACTTTCTGCAGGATGCTCTCCTGTGGAGAAGGAGGCAGGGAGGTTAGTTTAAGCAAACATGCctttgtgtaaaaacaaaaggtgcTTTCAATACTTAACATCATCATtcatgttgtttaaaaaaaatcactttttcacCCTCATTGTTCAAACCATCATCTCTCTTGTTTATTGTCTCGTCCCTTCTTACAGGATCAACTGTGTGTCCTTGAGGGCAGTGCTGCTGCCTTATTGTAAGCTGGAACTGGTGCTCTTTGTGGCCGATCATTCAGGAGAGGCTTTTAAGGACGGAGCAACCATTTCCTGAAATTCCCCTCAGGCTCTCGGTGCGTTAGTTAAAGGTTTACTCCCAAAACTGCTGAGATTTGTTTTCTCGTTCTGTACCTCTTTTAATATTACTCTACAAAAGAACCAAGTGTTAAGCTTTTACCGTTGTACATCTATTCACAAATCATCCAGTCTGTCagcttttccttcattttctttGCTGCCGTGCCCCCAGATGAAAATTACCGCGTGCACTTTGCGTCACCCCTGCACTTCTCGTGTCCTTCACCTCCCCTTTCTCtgattttctcatttcttttctCCCTCTTCACACCTGCTCTCCACTCTTCACCTTAAAGATGCTCTTTGTTTAATTACACACTCACCGTTGCCATGTCTATGGATGCCGTGGCTTCGTCCATGATAAGGATACTGCTTTTCCTGACGAAGGCTCTGGCCAGACAGAACAGTTGTCTCTGACCCTGACTGAAGTTTTCACCTCCTTCTGTCACTATGGCATCTGAAAACCCAAACATACACTTCAATATGTTTCAATCATTTCCAAAATTTAGAAgcattttttattgttgtttttgcgACACATGACACTACAGAGGAACTACGTAGTTCAGTTATTTTCTTAAGTAGGAGTGTAAAGAGTAAGAGGGTAAAGTTAATTAGCCTTTAGGTTTTGGATTGCAGATCAATAGCATATTGATTTCCCATTTTCTCCTCAGTGTTATAAATGATAAAGGTTAAGTCATAAAAATGCCTGAAGAACTAAACAGCTTTCTAGCGATTTAACCTAACACAGAATAAAAATCTACCATCAGGTcattaattaatgaattaattaattgaatgttgagattttctttttggttGTAATGTCATGTAAGTTTGACGTTAATATTCAGAATGAAGAAACACCGAGAGGACTGAGGGTGGCGTGGGCTGCAAACCTGTAATTTAATTGCTACATGGGAGCTGTTTGATGACCGGATCAATTTCTTTGATCCAGCGCTCAGTTTATGCAACAGTAGGATG from the Oreochromis niloticus isolate F11D_XX linkage group LG7, O_niloticus_UMD_NMBU, whole genome shotgun sequence genome contains:
- the kcnj11 gene encoding ATP-sensitive inward rectifier potassium channel 11 → MLSRKGLIPEDYLLTRLAEDVLQPKFKAKAGKARFVSKNGTCNVAHTNIREQGRFLQDVFTTLVDLKWLHTLIIFTMSFLCSWLLFGMIWWLVAFAHGDLDQSADDFIPCVTDIHSFSSAFLFSIEVQVTIGFGGRMITEECVSAIIILIVQNIVGLVINAIMLGCIFMKTAQANRRAETLIFSKHAVISVRNNKLCFMVRIGDLRKSMIISATVRMQVVKRTTTEEGEVVPLDQIDIHMDNPVGTNGIFLVSPLIICHIIDKHSPLYDLSASDLLLQDIEVIVVLEGVVETTGITTQARTSYVSEEILWGQRFVPTVSEEDGMYAVDYSKFGNTMKVPTPCCSAKKLDEAGGIARFKLTEGVTLRASVRRRRGSVVARRSRLETMKTHD